A part of Aspergillus flavus chromosome 5, complete sequence genomic DNA contains:
- a CDS encoding putative aspartic-type endopeptidase (Probable aspartic-type endopeptidase opsB), which yields MQKSWLVLLVACLGLQGTTALTLHRRDLPAVVSLDIKRNNAVDPVARDRMRRKRDKTVEQNLDNEETLYFCNITLGTPKQSLRLVLDTGSSDLWCNAANSTLCSSRDQPCNASGSYDPSSSSSYAYTSSDFNISYADGTGAAGDYVTDTIHIGGATVKDFQFGVGYSSSSAEGVLGIGYTANEVQVGRLGKSAYANLPQAMVKNGLIQSNAYSLWLNDLGADTGSILFGGVNTEKYHGELQTLPIQTVNGVYSEFIIALTGVSLSSASSHHNYSSSDALPAAVLLDSGSSLTYLPNSIVQDIYDDLGVTYESSSGVGYVPCSLAQQNINVTYTFSSPIITVGIDELVLDAGDLRFRNGARACIFGIVPAGDSTAVLGDTFLRSAYVVYDLSNNEISLANTKFNSTKDNILEIGTGDDSVPGATQVSNPVTSVVADGSGARIGGPTGEIFTDIPSATSSGGAAAPAGPTDVPKHLVLGAAAIGYVLAF from the exons ATGCAGAAGTCCTGGCTTGTTTTGCTCGTTGCTTGCCTTGGCTTGCAAGGGACAACAGCGCTGACACTCCACCGAAGAGACCTTCCGGCCGTTGTCTCGCTGGATATCAAACGAAATAACGCAGTCGACCCTGTGGCTAGAGACCGGATGAGACGAAAGCGCGACAAGACTGTTGAGCAGAATCTCGATAATGAG GAAACGTTATATTTCTGTAACATAACGCTGGGCACACCAAAGCAAAGCCTGCGGTTAGTCCTTGATACAGGAAGCAGTGACCTCTGGTGTAATGCAGCGAATTCGACGCTTTGCTCATCTAGAGATCAACCTTGCAATGCCTCGGGGTCTTACGACCCAagttcatcttcatcatatGCCTATACATCTTCGGACTTCAACATATCGTACGCTGACGGCACTGGAGCCGCCGGTGATTATGTTACGGATACTATCCACATTGGAGGTGCTACTGTCAAGGACTTCCAGTTCGGGGTGGGTTACTCGTCTAGCTCCGCCG AGGGTGTTTTGGGAATAGGATATACAGCGAACGAAGTCCAGGTTGGCCGGCTCGGTAAAAGTGCCTACGCAAATCTTCCTCAAGCGATGGTCAAAAACGGTCTAATCCAGTCGAATGCTTATAGCCTTTGGCTCAATGACCTGGGAGCAGATACTGGCTCGATTTTATTTGGAGGCGTTAATACGGAGAAGTATCATGGGGAACTGCAAACTTTGCCGATTCAGACAGTCAATGGGGTCTATTCTGAGTTCATTATAGCACTGACTGGTGTCTCATTGAGCTCAGCATCAAGTCACCATAATTATTCATCTTCCGATGCTCTCCCAGCCGCGGTCCTGCTTGACTCAGGAAGTTCTCTGACCTATCTTCCAAATTCCATTGTGCAAGACATCTATGATGACCTGGGTGTCACTTATGAGTCATCCAGCGGTGTTGGCTATGTGCCATGTAGCCTGGCACAGCAAAATATTAATGTGACCTACACTTTTTCGTCGCCTATTATTACAGTTGGAATTGATGAACTCGTTCTAGATGCAGGTGATCTGCGATTTCGAAATGGCGCGCGTGCATGCATTTTTGGCATTGTACCAGCCGGAGATAGCACTGCTGTCCTGGGGGATACGTTCCTACGCAGTGCATATGTTGTATACGACCTATCCAACAATGAAATCTCCCTGGCCAATACCAAATTTAACTCCACCAAGGATAATATCTTGGAAATTGGAACTGGCGATGATTCCGTCCCTGGAGCCACCCAAGTTTCAAATCCCGTCACATCTGTTGTGGCCGATGGGTCAGGGGCCAGGATCGGGGGTCCAACTGGTGAGATCTTCACTGATATACCTTCAGCAACAAGTTCTGGCGGCGCTGCAGCACCTGCCGGGCCAACAGATGTTCCAAAGCACTTGGTTCTTGGTGCAGCGGCTATTGGATATGTGCTCGCTTTTTGA
- a CDS encoding putative methyltransferase: MPRISNLTILRAYKQNPLLPVLLRECRSHDSAKNELRWLQERASRSISSKQVTRSTLAPLGWRRLLRSMCHARSKGMPLQYILGDQPFGELDILCEKGVLIPRAETEAFTIQTAKLILNNVQKHGRHEAGQQQRSLRIVDLCTGSGCIGLLLHALLAPHIDQLSILGVDLSPAAIALANKNLAHNIQRGLLLNRAATEVSFQRGNVLPHDSSGLPSAREVLCNHQGLPSEIEPKCDVLISNPPYISPESFRDGTTSRSVRLFEPKLALVPPLGDSIMGSGHDRQEDLFYYHIILLSFQVRTKLLVLECGDRSQATRVAAIVKTLSSGYQLNALSIKIWSSSGTFIGDETPPEDGPCAVVVTAIQ; the protein is encoded by the exons ATGCCACGTATTTCTAACCTAACTATCCTAAGAGCCTACAAGCAGAATCCACTCCTTCCTGTATTACTCCGAGAATGCCGATCGCATGACTCTGCAAAGAATGAACTTCGCTGGCTCCAGGAGAGGGCCAGTCGCTCGATTTCGTCCAAACAGGTTACGCGGTCTACCCTTGCCCCTTtgggatggagaaggctCCTTAGATCGATGTGCCATGCTCGATCAAAAGGAATGCCTCTGCAATATATCTTAGGCGATCAACCCTTCGGCGAGCTCGACATTCTATGTGAAAAGGGTGTGCTAATTCCAAG AGCAGAAACAGAGGCATTCACTATACAAACTGCCAAATTGATCTTGAACAACGTTCAAAAGCATGGGCGTCATGAAGCTGGTCAACAGCAGCGTTCCTTGCGTATAGTTGATCTCTGTACAGGTAGTGGCTGCATAGGGCTACTCCTGCATGCGCTTCTTGCCCCTCATATCGATCAGCTTTCAATTCTTGGGGTTGATCTTAGCCCTGCAGCTATTGCACTAGCCAACAAGAACCTTGCGCACAATATTCAACGAGGTCTACTTTTAAACCGTGCTGCTACTGAGGTTTCTTTCCAGCGCGGGAACGTTCTCCCCCATGATAGCAGTGGACTTCCTTCGGCAAGGGAGGTGCTGTGCAATCACCAAGGGCTTCCCTCTGAAATAGAGCCAAAATGTGACGTTCTCATCTCAAACCCGCCATATATATCCCCTGAATCATTTCGAGACGGTACTACCTCACGTAGCGTCCGACTTTTCGAACCAAAGCTTGCATTGGTTCCTCCGCTCGGAGACTCTATTATGGGATCAGGTCATGATAGACAGGAGGACCTTTTCTACTATCACATCATTTTGCTATCATTTCAGGTTCGTACGAAGCTTTTGGTGCTTGAGTGCGGCGACCGCTCACAAGCTACGCGGGTAGCTGCTATTGTCAAAACACTGTCCAGCGGCTATCAGCTGAATGCCCTGTCCATCAAGATCTGGTCTAGTTCTGGGACATTTATTGGTGACGAAACGCCCCCCGAGGATGGGCCATGTGCAGTTGTTGTGACAGCCATTCAATAG